In one window of Hyla sarda isolate aHylSar1 chromosome 1, aHylSar1.hap1, whole genome shotgun sequence DNA:
- the SALL2 gene encoding sal-like protein 2 isoform X2, which translates to MTEQDERLVCTQMMDCMKPEMDKKGVGPSQRFLIPNGGLIMEGLLGPKAGLAPMSQEAVPGGQTAAAPINIPMILEELRVLQQRQIHQMQITEQICQQVLMLGSLSTPPTSPPEKNTTTKSLPIFSPTKQSESVPDSTKIFCRDETFKQSFLHLYNPIGQSFGARSIANLKDKFMDGFCDKPAAGQATIPNSSPSQLITPHAIFPPGLPNLPTGLFLGARVLENAPSLLKQKNNESLRGESQQERTSGKHKCRFCAKVFGSDSALQIHLRSHTGERPYKCNICGNRFTTRGNLKVHFHRHKEKYPHIQMNPHPVPEHLDYVLTSNGLPYGMSVPPEKMEEETIEKKPVIPPIMTTDGLNLFSSSGTQGMPPVNKLVLMKSGDVSSALKGPSACPKVKSDENTPPAERTVTGGTNTAGRMQISKLVTSLPSWALLASHFKSGNFPFSCAVDSLGYSETSKLQQLVEKIDKQVTTPNQCVICLRVLSCPRALRLHYNQHGGERPFKCKICGRAFSTKGNLKAHYVGHKSSLSSKLQNSCPICQKKFTNAVTLQQHIRMHLDGQIPNGDTAHGDNNKAESIEDKSMPEFSDEMSTDEDSLDASESESEKAALGESEISSMDDDATASVMPKNETSTNNSAETVTESEQSTAPEPGSQENKEPACEELKNDLEKEIEVEKTVEEANEKSEAVKSSNEEKQNSEADTSDISEQSPKKDDMHVCIICSEKLSSKESLEDHMKSHTKDGLFHCLVCKQSFLETSILTKHMLQAHQVSQNFSPQPICSPKHPSADLPTPAQTFLVSAVKSEVLSPTQTLALVQLPRLTVPSSLSPPLRRSPKQHLCIVCKKTFSSASALQIHERIHTGEKPFSCNMCGRAFTTRGNLKVHMSTHVWNGSSSRRGRRLSLDNLGPLLSKTPVKLQDFLSRDIPTQLVGVSPLSFWNQYTAYLTSGPPSSNGSITSPTAVITPPALIGLRAAKIGHIPAGGLLEAKEKNPAGTEVLYESSGKEEK; encoded by the exons ATGACTGAACAAGATGAAAGATTAGTATGTACTCAAATGATGGACTGTATGAAACCAGAAATGGACAAAAAAGGTGTTGGCCCATCTCAGCGATTTCTCATTCCTAATGGAGGTCTGATCATGGAAGGTCTTTTGGGGCCAAAAGCAGGTCTAGCACCTATGAGTCAGGAGGCTGTTCCTGGAGGTCAGACTGCTGCAGCTCCCATTAACATTCCTATGATCTTGGAAGAATTAAGAGTTCTACAGCAGAGACAGATACACCAAATGCAAATAACAGAGCAAATATGCCAACAGGTACTCATGCTTGGATCTCTTTCCACTCCACCAACATCTCCACCGGAAAAAAACACAACTACAAAATCGTTACCTATTTTTAGTCCAACTAAGCAATCTGAATCTGTGCCTGACTCAACAAAAATATTTTGCAGAGATGAAACATTTAAACAGTCCTTCCTTCATCTCTACAATCCAATAGGACAGTCATTTGGAGCAAGGAGTATTGCCAACTTGAAAGACAAATTCATGGATGGGTTTTGTGATAAACCTGCTGCAGGGCAGGCAACTATTCCGAACTCCTCGCCAAGCCAACTCATTACACCACATGCAATTTTTCCTCCAGGTTTACCAAATTTACCTACTGGATTATTTTTAGGTGCACGAGTACTGGAGAATGCCCCAAGCCTTTTAAAACAGAAAAACAATGAATCTCTACGTGGTGAAAGCCAACAAGAAAGAACATCAGGAAAACACAAGTGTCGTTTTTGTGCAAAGGTTTTCGGTAGTGACAGTGCCCTTCAAATTCACCTACGGTCCCATACTGGTGAAAGACCATACAAATGCAACATATGTGGAAACCGTTTTACTACTAGAGGCAATCTGAAAGTACATTTCCATCGGCATAAGGAAAAGTACCCTCACATACAAATGAATCCACATCCAGTTCCTGAGCATTTAGATTATGTTTTGACCAGTAATGGACTCCCATATGGCATGTCAGTACCTCCAGAGAAAATGGAAGAGGAGACAATCGAAAAGAAGCCAGTAATACCTCCAATAATGACCACTGATGGCTTAAATCTGTTTTCCAGCTCAGGTACTCAAGGAATGCCTCCAGTAAACAAACTGGTACTTATGAAATCTGGAGATGTTTCTTCTGCACTTAAGGGTCCCAGTGCTTGTCCAAAGGTAAAGTCTGATGAAAACACACCTCCAGCAGAAAGAACAGTCACTGGAGGAACCAACACCGCTGGAAGGATGCAAATTAGCAAGTTGGTTACCTCTCTTCCTAGTTGGGCATTGCTTGCAAGCCATTTTAAGTCTGGAAACTTTCCTTTTTCATGTGCTGTAGATTCATTGGGATACTCAGAGACTTCAAAATTGCAACAACTGGTAGAAAAAATTGATAAACAAGTAACAACACCAAATCAGTGTGTCATCTGTTTAAGAGTATTAAGCTGTCCCAGAGCTCTAAGACTCCATTACAATCAACATGGAGGGGagaggccatttaaatgtaagatATGTGGCCGAGCTTTCTCAACTAAGGGGAATTTAAAAGCCCACTATGTAGGTCATAAATCAAGTTTATCTTCAAAACTTCAAAATTCATGTCCAATTTGCCAGAAAAAGTTTACTAATGCAGTCACTCTCCAACAACATATACGGATGCATCTAGATGGGCAGATTCCTAATGGAGACACTGCCCATGGGGATAATAACAAAGCAGAATCAATAGAAGACAAGAGTATGCCAGAATTTTCAGATGAAATGAGTACCGACGAAGACTCATTGGATGCTAGTGAATCAGAAAGTGAGAAAGCTGCATTAGGAGAATCAGAAATATCAAGTATGGATGATGATGCTACAGCCTCTGTTATGCCTAAGAATGAGACATCCACCAATAACAGTGCTGAAACCGTTACTGAGTCAGAGCAAAGCACAGCTCCAGAACCAGGTTCTCAAGAAAATAAGGAACCAGCTTGTGAAGAGCTAAAAAATGATTTAGAAAAAGAAATTGAAGTGGAAAAAACAGTAGAAGAGGCGAATGAGAAGTCTGAAGCTGTTAAAAGCAGCAATGAAGAGAAACAAAATTCGGAGGCAGATACCAGTGATATATCAGAGCAAAGTCCAAAAAAGGATGACATGCATGTATGTATTATTTGTTCAGAAAAACTGTCCAGCAAGGAGTCACTGGAGGACCATATGAAAAGCCACACCAAAGATGGGCTGTTCCATTGCTTAGTTTGCAAGCAGAGCTTCCTGGAGACATCCATACTGACGAAGCATATGCTCCAAGCACACCAGGTGAGCCAAAACTTCTCTCCTCAGCCAATCTGCAGCCCCAAACACCCAAGTGCAGATTTGCCAACTCCAGCCCAAACATTTCTGGTGAGCGCAGTGAAGAGTGAAGTATTAAGCCCAACCCAGACACTGGCATTGGTCCAGCTTCCACGGCTGACGGTGCCCTCTTCCCTGTCCCCTCCTTTGAGACGCAGCCCTAAGCAGCATCTGTGCATAGTATGTAAGAAGACGTTCTCCTCGGCCAGTGCATTGCAGATACATGAGAGgatacatacaggagagaagcctttTTCCTGCAATATGTGTGGAAGGGCGTTCACCACACGGGGGAACCTAAAG GTCCATATGAGTACACATGTATGGAATGGTAGCTCTTCTAGAAGAGGAAGGCGTCTCTCTCTGGATAATCTTGGTCCCTTGCTCTCAAAAACCCCAGTGAAGCTGCAAGACTTCTTGTCCAGAGATATTCCTACACAACTGGTTGGCGTTAGTCCATTATCATTCTGGAACCAATATACCGCATATCTTACCAGTGGCCCTCCATCATCAAACGGCAGCATTACCTCTCCAACCGCTGTCATCACACCACCAGCTTTAATTGGTTTGCGAGCAGCTAAAATTGGGCACATTCCTGCTGGAGGGCTTCttgaagcaaaagaaaaaaatccagctGGTACAGAGGTTCTATATGAGAGCTCAGGAAAAGAAGAGAAATAG
- the SALL2 gene encoding sal-like protein 2 isoform X1, which yields MSRRKQRKPQQLISDCDNSTSSENGDTGEEVQVCRKCCAQFDEPSDYARHRECCPLNNHVVVIVENQGESNRKNQQTNITEESSSQPSSPKSVGSGKQTVMTEQDERLVCTQMMDCMKPEMDKKGVGPSQRFLIPNGGLIMEGLLGPKAGLAPMSQEAVPGGQTAAAPINIPMILEELRVLQQRQIHQMQITEQICQQVLMLGSLSTPPTSPPEKNTTTKSLPIFSPTKQSESVPDSTKIFCRDETFKQSFLHLYNPIGQSFGARSIANLKDKFMDGFCDKPAAGQATIPNSSPSQLITPHAIFPPGLPNLPTGLFLGARVLENAPSLLKQKNNESLRGESQQERTSGKHKCRFCAKVFGSDSALQIHLRSHTGERPYKCNICGNRFTTRGNLKVHFHRHKEKYPHIQMNPHPVPEHLDYVLTSNGLPYGMSVPPEKMEEETIEKKPVIPPIMTTDGLNLFSSSGTQGMPPVNKLVLMKSGDVSSALKGPSACPKVKSDENTPPAERTVTGGTNTAGRMQISKLVTSLPSWALLASHFKSGNFPFSCAVDSLGYSETSKLQQLVEKIDKQVTTPNQCVICLRVLSCPRALRLHYNQHGGERPFKCKICGRAFSTKGNLKAHYVGHKSSLSSKLQNSCPICQKKFTNAVTLQQHIRMHLDGQIPNGDTAHGDNNKAESIEDKSMPEFSDEMSTDEDSLDASESESEKAALGESEISSMDDDATASVMPKNETSTNNSAETVTESEQSTAPEPGSQENKEPACEELKNDLEKEIEVEKTVEEANEKSEAVKSSNEEKQNSEADTSDISEQSPKKDDMHVCIICSEKLSSKESLEDHMKSHTKDGLFHCLVCKQSFLETSILTKHMLQAHQVSQNFSPQPICSPKHPSADLPTPAQTFLVSAVKSEVLSPTQTLALVQLPRLTVPSSLSPPLRRSPKQHLCIVCKKTFSSASALQIHERIHTGEKPFSCNMCGRAFTTRGNLKVHMSTHVWNGSSSRRGRRLSLDNLGPLLSKTPVKLQDFLSRDIPTQLVGVSPLSFWNQYTAYLTSGPPSSNGSITSPTAVITPPALIGLRAAKIGHIPAGGLLEAKEKNPAGTEVLYESSGKEEK from the exons GGGACACAGGAGAAGAAGTTCAAGTATGCAGGAAATGTTGTGCCCAGTTTGATGAACCTTCGGATTATGCCAGGCACAGGGAATGCTGCCCACTTAACAACCATGTAGTAGTAATTGTAGAGAATCAAGGGGAATCCAATAGGAAAAACCAACAAACCAACATAACTGAGGAGTCTTCTTCACAACCTAGCTCTCCAAAAAGTGTTGGGTCTGGAAAACAAACAGTGATGACTGAACAAGATGAAAGATTAGTATGTACTCAAATGATGGACTGTATGAAACCAGAAATGGACAAAAAAGGTGTTGGCCCATCTCAGCGATTTCTCATTCCTAATGGAGGTCTGATCATGGAAGGTCTTTTGGGGCCAAAAGCAGGTCTAGCACCTATGAGTCAGGAGGCTGTTCCTGGAGGTCAGACTGCTGCAGCTCCCATTAACATTCCTATGATCTTGGAAGAATTAAGAGTTCTACAGCAGAGACAGATACACCAAATGCAAATAACAGAGCAAATATGCCAACAGGTACTCATGCTTGGATCTCTTTCCACTCCACCAACATCTCCACCGGAAAAAAACACAACTACAAAATCGTTACCTATTTTTAGTCCAACTAAGCAATCTGAATCTGTGCCTGACTCAACAAAAATATTTTGCAGAGATGAAACATTTAAACAGTCCTTCCTTCATCTCTACAATCCAATAGGACAGTCATTTGGAGCAAGGAGTATTGCCAACTTGAAAGACAAATTCATGGATGGGTTTTGTGATAAACCTGCTGCAGGGCAGGCAACTATTCCGAACTCCTCGCCAAGCCAACTCATTACACCACATGCAATTTTTCCTCCAGGTTTACCAAATTTACCTACTGGATTATTTTTAGGTGCACGAGTACTGGAGAATGCCCCAAGCCTTTTAAAACAGAAAAACAATGAATCTCTACGTGGTGAAAGCCAACAAGAAAGAACATCAGGAAAACACAAGTGTCGTTTTTGTGCAAAGGTTTTCGGTAGTGACAGTGCCCTTCAAATTCACCTACGGTCCCATACTGGTGAAAGACCATACAAATGCAACATATGTGGAAACCGTTTTACTACTAGAGGCAATCTGAAAGTACATTTCCATCGGCATAAGGAAAAGTACCCTCACATACAAATGAATCCACATCCAGTTCCTGAGCATTTAGATTATGTTTTGACCAGTAATGGACTCCCATATGGCATGTCAGTACCTCCAGAGAAAATGGAAGAGGAGACAATCGAAAAGAAGCCAGTAATACCTCCAATAATGACCACTGATGGCTTAAATCTGTTTTCCAGCTCAGGTACTCAAGGAATGCCTCCAGTAAACAAACTGGTACTTATGAAATCTGGAGATGTTTCTTCTGCACTTAAGGGTCCCAGTGCTTGTCCAAAGGTAAAGTCTGATGAAAACACACCTCCAGCAGAAAGAACAGTCACTGGAGGAACCAACACCGCTGGAAGGATGCAAATTAGCAAGTTGGTTACCTCTCTTCCTAGTTGGGCATTGCTTGCAAGCCATTTTAAGTCTGGAAACTTTCCTTTTTCATGTGCTGTAGATTCATTGGGATACTCAGAGACTTCAAAATTGCAACAACTGGTAGAAAAAATTGATAAACAAGTAACAACACCAAATCAGTGTGTCATCTGTTTAAGAGTATTAAGCTGTCCCAGAGCTCTAAGACTCCATTACAATCAACATGGAGGGGagaggccatttaaatgtaagatATGTGGCCGAGCTTTCTCAACTAAGGGGAATTTAAAAGCCCACTATGTAGGTCATAAATCAAGTTTATCTTCAAAACTTCAAAATTCATGTCCAATTTGCCAGAAAAAGTTTACTAATGCAGTCACTCTCCAACAACATATACGGATGCATCTAGATGGGCAGATTCCTAATGGAGACACTGCCCATGGGGATAATAACAAAGCAGAATCAATAGAAGACAAGAGTATGCCAGAATTTTCAGATGAAATGAGTACCGACGAAGACTCATTGGATGCTAGTGAATCAGAAAGTGAGAAAGCTGCATTAGGAGAATCAGAAATATCAAGTATGGATGATGATGCTACAGCCTCTGTTATGCCTAAGAATGAGACATCCACCAATAACAGTGCTGAAACCGTTACTGAGTCAGAGCAAAGCACAGCTCCAGAACCAGGTTCTCAAGAAAATAAGGAACCAGCTTGTGAAGAGCTAAAAAATGATTTAGAAAAAGAAATTGAAGTGGAAAAAACAGTAGAAGAGGCGAATGAGAAGTCTGAAGCTGTTAAAAGCAGCAATGAAGAGAAACAAAATTCGGAGGCAGATACCAGTGATATATCAGAGCAAAGTCCAAAAAAGGATGACATGCATGTATGTATTATTTGTTCAGAAAAACTGTCCAGCAAGGAGTCACTGGAGGACCATATGAAAAGCCACACCAAAGATGGGCTGTTCCATTGCTTAGTTTGCAAGCAGAGCTTCCTGGAGACATCCATACTGACGAAGCATATGCTCCAAGCACACCAGGTGAGCCAAAACTTCTCTCCTCAGCCAATCTGCAGCCCCAAACACCCAAGTGCAGATTTGCCAACTCCAGCCCAAACATTTCTGGTGAGCGCAGTGAAGAGTGAAGTATTAAGCCCAACCCAGACACTGGCATTGGTCCAGCTTCCACGGCTGACGGTGCCCTCTTCCCTGTCCCCTCCTTTGAGACGCAGCCCTAAGCAGCATCTGTGCATAGTATGTAAGAAGACGTTCTCCTCGGCCAGTGCATTGCAGATACATGAGAGgatacatacaggagagaagcctttTTCCTGCAATATGTGTGGAAGGGCGTTCACCACACGGGGGAACCTAAAG GTCCATATGAGTACACATGTATGGAATGGTAGCTCTTCTAGAAGAGGAAGGCGTCTCTCTCTGGATAATCTTGGTCCCTTGCTCTCAAAAACCCCAGTGAAGCTGCAAGACTTCTTGTCCAGAGATATTCCTACACAACTGGTTGGCGTTAGTCCATTATCATTCTGGAACCAATATACCGCATATCTTACCAGTGGCCCTCCATCATCAAACGGCAGCATTACCTCTCCAACCGCTGTCATCACACCACCAGCTTTAATTGGTTTGCGAGCAGCTAAAATTGGGCACATTCCTGCTGGAGGGCTTCttgaagcaaaagaaaaaaatccagctGGTACAGAGGTTCTATATGAGAGCTCAGGAAAAGAAGAGAAATAG
- the SALL2 gene encoding sal-like protein 2 isoform X3, protein MSRRKQRKPQQLISDCDNSTSSENGDTGEEVQVCRKCCAQFDEPSDYARHRECCPLNNHVVVIVENQGESNRKNQQTNITEESSSQPSSPKSVGSGKQTVMTEQDERLVCTQMMDCMKPEMDKKGVGPSQRFLIPNGGLIMEGLLGPKAGLAPMSQEAVPGGQTAAAPINIPMILEELRVLQQRQIHQMQITEQICQQVLMLGSLSTPPTSPPEKNTTTKSLPIFSPTKQSESVPDSTKIFCRDETFKQSFLHLYNPIGQSFGARSIANLKDKFMDGFCDKPAAGQATIPNSSPSQLITPHAIFPPGLPNLPTGLFLGARVLENAPSLLKQKNNESLRGESQQERTSGKHKCRFCAKVFGSDSALQIHLRSHTGERPYKCNICGNRFTTRGNLKVHFHRHKEKYPHIQMNPHPVPEHLDYVLTSNGLPYGMSVPPEKMEEETIEKKPVIPPIMTTDGLNLFSSSGTQGMPPVNKLVLMKSGDVSSALKGPSACPKVKSDENTPPAERTVTGGTNTAGRMQISKLVTSLPSWALLASHFKSGNFPFSCAVDSLGYSETSKLQQLVEKIDKQVTTPNQCVICLRVLSCPRALRLHYNQHGGERPFKCKICGRAFSTKGNLKAHYVGHKSSLSSKLQNSCPICQKKFTNAVTLQQHIRMHLDGQIPNGDTAHGDNNKAESIEDKSMPEFSDEMSTDEDSLDASESESEKAALGESEISSMDDDATASVMPKNETSTNNSAETVTESEQSTAPEPGSQENKEPACEELKNDLEKEIEVEKTVEEANEKSEAVKSSNEEKQNSEADTSDISEQSPKKDDMHVCIICSEKLSSKESLEDHMKSHTKDGLFHCLVCKQSFLETSILTKHMLQAHQVHMSTHVWNGSSSRRGRRLSLDNLGPLLSKTPVKLQDFLSRDIPTQLVGVSPLSFWNQYTAYLTSGPPSSNGSITSPTAVITPPALIGLRAAKIGHIPAGGLLEAKEKNPAGTEVLYESSGKEEK, encoded by the exons GGGACACAGGAGAAGAAGTTCAAGTATGCAGGAAATGTTGTGCCCAGTTTGATGAACCTTCGGATTATGCCAGGCACAGGGAATGCTGCCCACTTAACAACCATGTAGTAGTAATTGTAGAGAATCAAGGGGAATCCAATAGGAAAAACCAACAAACCAACATAACTGAGGAGTCTTCTTCACAACCTAGCTCTCCAAAAAGTGTTGGGTCTGGAAAACAAACAGTGATGACTGAACAAGATGAAAGATTAGTATGTACTCAAATGATGGACTGTATGAAACCAGAAATGGACAAAAAAGGTGTTGGCCCATCTCAGCGATTTCTCATTCCTAATGGAGGTCTGATCATGGAAGGTCTTTTGGGGCCAAAAGCAGGTCTAGCACCTATGAGTCAGGAGGCTGTTCCTGGAGGTCAGACTGCTGCAGCTCCCATTAACATTCCTATGATCTTGGAAGAATTAAGAGTTCTACAGCAGAGACAGATACACCAAATGCAAATAACAGAGCAAATATGCCAACAGGTACTCATGCTTGGATCTCTTTCCACTCCACCAACATCTCCACCGGAAAAAAACACAACTACAAAATCGTTACCTATTTTTAGTCCAACTAAGCAATCTGAATCTGTGCCTGACTCAACAAAAATATTTTGCAGAGATGAAACATTTAAACAGTCCTTCCTTCATCTCTACAATCCAATAGGACAGTCATTTGGAGCAAGGAGTATTGCCAACTTGAAAGACAAATTCATGGATGGGTTTTGTGATAAACCTGCTGCAGGGCAGGCAACTATTCCGAACTCCTCGCCAAGCCAACTCATTACACCACATGCAATTTTTCCTCCAGGTTTACCAAATTTACCTACTGGATTATTTTTAGGTGCACGAGTACTGGAGAATGCCCCAAGCCTTTTAAAACAGAAAAACAATGAATCTCTACGTGGTGAAAGCCAACAAGAAAGAACATCAGGAAAACACAAGTGTCGTTTTTGTGCAAAGGTTTTCGGTAGTGACAGTGCCCTTCAAATTCACCTACGGTCCCATACTGGTGAAAGACCATACAAATGCAACATATGTGGAAACCGTTTTACTACTAGAGGCAATCTGAAAGTACATTTCCATCGGCATAAGGAAAAGTACCCTCACATACAAATGAATCCACATCCAGTTCCTGAGCATTTAGATTATGTTTTGACCAGTAATGGACTCCCATATGGCATGTCAGTACCTCCAGAGAAAATGGAAGAGGAGACAATCGAAAAGAAGCCAGTAATACCTCCAATAATGACCACTGATGGCTTAAATCTGTTTTCCAGCTCAGGTACTCAAGGAATGCCTCCAGTAAACAAACTGGTACTTATGAAATCTGGAGATGTTTCTTCTGCACTTAAGGGTCCCAGTGCTTGTCCAAAGGTAAAGTCTGATGAAAACACACCTCCAGCAGAAAGAACAGTCACTGGAGGAACCAACACCGCTGGAAGGATGCAAATTAGCAAGTTGGTTACCTCTCTTCCTAGTTGGGCATTGCTTGCAAGCCATTTTAAGTCTGGAAACTTTCCTTTTTCATGTGCTGTAGATTCATTGGGATACTCAGAGACTTCAAAATTGCAACAACTGGTAGAAAAAATTGATAAACAAGTAACAACACCAAATCAGTGTGTCATCTGTTTAAGAGTATTAAGCTGTCCCAGAGCTCTAAGACTCCATTACAATCAACATGGAGGGGagaggccatttaaatgtaagatATGTGGCCGAGCTTTCTCAACTAAGGGGAATTTAAAAGCCCACTATGTAGGTCATAAATCAAGTTTATCTTCAAAACTTCAAAATTCATGTCCAATTTGCCAGAAAAAGTTTACTAATGCAGTCACTCTCCAACAACATATACGGATGCATCTAGATGGGCAGATTCCTAATGGAGACACTGCCCATGGGGATAATAACAAAGCAGAATCAATAGAAGACAAGAGTATGCCAGAATTTTCAGATGAAATGAGTACCGACGAAGACTCATTGGATGCTAGTGAATCAGAAAGTGAGAAAGCTGCATTAGGAGAATCAGAAATATCAAGTATGGATGATGATGCTACAGCCTCTGTTATGCCTAAGAATGAGACATCCACCAATAACAGTGCTGAAACCGTTACTGAGTCAGAGCAAAGCACAGCTCCAGAACCAGGTTCTCAAGAAAATAAGGAACCAGCTTGTGAAGAGCTAAAAAATGATTTAGAAAAAGAAATTGAAGTGGAAAAAACAGTAGAAGAGGCGAATGAGAAGTCTGAAGCTGTTAAAAGCAGCAATGAAGAGAAACAAAATTCGGAGGCAGATACCAGTGATATATCAGAGCAAAGTCCAAAAAAGGATGACATGCATGTATGTATTATTTGTTCAGAAAAACTGTCCAGCAAGGAGTCACTGGAGGACCATATGAAAAGCCACACCAAAGATGGGCTGTTCCATTGCTTAGTTTGCAAGCAGAGCTTCCTGGAGACATCCATACTGACGAAGCATATGCTCCAAGCACACCAG GTCCATATGAGTACACATGTATGGAATGGTAGCTCTTCTAGAAGAGGAAGGCGTCTCTCTCTGGATAATCTTGGTCCCTTGCTCTCAAAAACCCCAGTGAAGCTGCAAGACTTCTTGTCCAGAGATATTCCTACACAACTGGTTGGCGTTAGTCCATTATCATTCTGGAACCAATATACCGCATATCTTACCAGTGGCCCTCCATCATCAAACGGCAGCATTACCTCTCCAACCGCTGTCATCACACCACCAGCTTTAATTGGTTTGCGAGCAGCTAAAATTGGGCACATTCCTGCTGGAGGGCTTCttgaagcaaaagaaaaaaatccagctGGTACAGAGGTTCTATATGAGAGCTCAGGAAAAGAAGAGAAATAG